In Deltaproteobacteria bacterium, a single window of DNA contains:
- a CDS encoding alpha/beta fold hydrolase, with amino-acid sequence MELHSVTLHGHRVGLRLGGEGPVLLLVHGMASSSAAWTPVGSLLAGRFTVFAPDLLGHGQTAKPAGDYSLGAHATLLRDLLLVLGYERATLVGHSFGGGVAMQFAYQFPELCERLVLVGSGGLGREVNLLLRALALPGADHVLRLVCRTSLTDAGRTVVEWARRVGFGPTPAAEEIGRGYTSLTDPPSRRAFLSTLRAVIGVGGQRVSANDRLQLAADLPTLIVWGAGDPIIPVEHAHRAHAAITGSRLEIFEDVGHFPHCEAPERFSTAVSDFVASTEPARLSQQQLRARLQAVPS; translated from the coding sequence ATGGAGCTCCATTCCGTGACCCTGCATGGACACCGGGTGGGGCTCCGCCTTGGCGGCGAGGGACCCGTCCTCCTGCTCGTCCACGGGATGGCGAGCAGCTCGGCGGCGTGGACACCGGTCGGCTCCCTCCTGGCCGGCCGGTTCACGGTCTTCGCGCCGGACCTTCTCGGCCACGGGCAGACGGCGAAGCCGGCCGGCGACTATTCGCTGGGCGCTCACGCAACCCTGCTCCGCGACCTGCTGCTCGTGCTCGGATACGAGCGCGCGACGCTCGTCGGACACTCGTTCGGCGGCGGCGTGGCCATGCAGTTCGCCTACCAGTTCCCCGAGCTCTGCGAGCGCCTCGTGCTGGTCGGCAGCGGCGGCCTCGGCCGCGAGGTGAACCTGTTGCTGCGGGCCCTCGCGCTTCCCGGCGCCGACCACGTGCTCCGGCTCGTCTGTCGAACGTCCTTGACCGATGCCGGACGCACCGTCGTCGAGTGGGCTCGGCGAGTCGGCTTCGGGCCGACTCCGGCTGCCGAGGAGATCGGCCGCGGCTACACGTCGCTGACCGATCCGCCCAGCCGGAGGGCGTTCCTCTCCACCCTCCGAGCCGTCATCGGCGTCGGCGGACAGCGAGTCAGCGCGAACGACCGGCTGCAGCTCGCCGCCGATCTCCCGACCCTCATCGTGTGGGGCGCCGGCGACCCGATCATCCCGGTCGAGCATGCCCATCGGGCCCATGCCGCGATTACGGGGAGCCGCCTCGAGATCTTCGAGGACGTCGGCCACTTTCCCCATTGCGAGGCCCCGGAGCGCTTCTCCACGGCCGTCTCGGACTTCGTCGCCTCGACGGAGCCGGCACGCCTCTCGCAACAGCAGCTGCGCGCACGCCTGCAGGCCGTGCCGTCGTAG